GCCGGCGTCGGTGGGGCGGCCGCCGGGGTCCCGGCGGGTGGCCCGGCCGACCAGGTCGTCGAGGACCTTGGGCAGGCCCGGGACCAGGGTCGACGGGGCGGGCACGTCGCGGTCGACGTGCTGCCAGGCGATGTCCACCGGGCGGTCGCCGTCGTAGGGCACCCGGCCGGTGAGCATCTCGAACAGCACGATGCCGGCCGAGTAGACGTCGGTGCGCGGGTCCGCGCGGCCCTCGGTGACCAGCTCCGGGGCCACGTACGCCACGGTGGCCATCAGCTGGTTGCCGTTCTCCTCCTCGGCGCTCGCCTCCACCGCGCGGGCCAGCCCGAAGTCGGCCACCTTGACCACGCTGTCCACCAGGTTGGCGGGGCCGCTGCCGGGCGCCTCGGCGACCAGCACGTTCTCCGGCTTGACGTCACGGTGCACCAGGCCGGCCCGGTGGGCGGCCGCGATCGCGGCGAGCATCTGCTCGGCGATGGCGAGCGCCTCGTCCGGGTTGAGCCGGCGCCGCTCGGTCAGCACGTCGCGCAGGGTCCGGCCGCGGACGTACTCCATGACCAGGTAGGGGAGGCCGGCGTGGGTGCCCTGGTCGTAGACCGCCACCACGTTGGGGTGGGTCAGCCGGGCGATGGTCTTCGCCTCGTCGGTGAACCGCGCCACGAAGCCGGCCATCCGGGCCCGGGCCTCCGGCGCCTGGGTGGGATGAATGATCTTGACCGCCACGGTGCGCTCCAGGCGCTCGTCGGTGGCGGTGTACACGGTCGCCATGCCGCCACGGGCCACGCGACCGCGAATGCGGTAGCGCCCGTCGATCAGCGAGCCCAGCAACGTGTCGGCGACCTGTGTGTCCATCGGCAGGCAGTCTATGTGTCCGTCGGGTGAAGGTTGAACAGGATGCTACAGCCGGGGTCCGACCAGGCGGGGTCGCCGCGCACGTCGGACCCCCGGTGGCACGCCGGACGGGGGTGCCGCTGCCGGGGCGTACCGGGCACGTGGCAGGGTGGTCGGGTGACCGATTCCGTACCCGCCGACGCGGCCGCCACCGGCGCCGACCTGCCCGGACCCACCGACCCGGCCGGCTGGCTGCCGCTGCCGGACGTGGCCGAGCGCCTCGACGTGTCGATCAGCAAGGTGCACCAGATGATCCGGGACCGGGAGTTGATCGCGGTCCGCCGCGACGGCGTGCGCCGGGTGCCCGCCGACCTGGTGGCCAACCGCACCGTGCTCAAGCACCTGCCCGGCGTGCTCAACCT
This sequence is a window from Micromonospora sp. NBRC 110009. Protein-coding genes within it:
- a CDS encoding Rv2175c family DNA-binding protein, giving the protein MTDSVPADAAATGADLPGPTDPAGWLPLPDVAERLDVSISKVHQMIRDRELIAVRRDGVRRVPADLVANRTVLKHLPGVLNLLADAGYDDEAALRWLYEEDPSLPGTPAAALAGDQAREIKRRAQALGF